The genomic interval CTTGTCGTCTTTCTGGGAGAGTTGTGAGGTCACTGTGGAAGCCACAGCCTTGGAGCTGCGCTTGCGTTTCTGTACGTTCTGCTCCGGTTGGAAGATGATGACGTAGACCTTAGGGATGTACAACATGCCCAGGGACACAGTGGCACTCAGGCTCATGGACACCGTCAGGGTGGTGGTCTGGATGAACATCTAGAGCAGAGGGAAAGCAGGGTGAAGGTTAATAATAAATACCTGAGTATACACCTAGACATTTTACAATGGGGTTTGGATTGCCTGGCTGAGTACTACATGAATTGTCTGTGTTGCGTTCACAATTCAAAATATACATTTTCCTAATTTTCCTTTCTATCCTATGCCTATCCTTCCATCTATTAATCTGATAATACCCTGAGAATGATAATATAGTATTCTGGGAATATTCTGAGAATACAGTAAAACTGTACattcaataaataataataataatgtatggaGGTTGTCTTACATAATATTTTCCATGGCAATCTCCATGACATACCTGTATTATACCTAATTATTGTATGAAGAATCAACAGGAGGTGAAATAGGAGGTACACAGTATACAGACGTTGTTTCTTCATCTGAATGTTCAAGGAGACAGTTGTGTTTTTAGCCTGGGATGAATGATTTATATCCCAGTATAAGCACTGAGGAGTGGTGCTCTATTTATGGGCCTTCAGCATGTCTATTCACGTGTTGTTCCTCTGTTGTCAGGCTGGCAACAACAATACTGAGAACAGACTTGTGATCTGAGTCCGATGCACTGACAATTCAAAAGCAGTACATGTCATGAATAAATGAAGAATTACATgccataaaaaataaaataaacgaaGACCTAAAGTGCacttagaaagtattcagaccccttaacttttcccccattttgttacgttacagccttattctaaaattgattgaattgtgttttttccctcatcaaactacacacaataccccataatgacaaagcaaaaataggcttttagacatttttgcaaatctataaAAAATATCACacgtacataagtattcaaaccctttactcttAAACACCTTTAGaggcgattacagcctcaagtcttcttggtatgatgctacaagcttggcacacctgtatttggggagtttctcccattcttctctgcagatccacttaagctctgccaggttggatggggagcgtcgctgcacaggttttttcaggtctctccagagatgttcgatctggttaaagtccgagctctggctgggccactcaaagacattcaaagacttgtcctgaagccactcttgtgtcatcttggctgtgcgcttaaggtcgttgtcctgttggaaggtgaaccttcaccccagtctgaggtcctgagcactctggataaggttttcatcaaggatctctctgcactttgctacgttcatctttccctcaaacctgactagtctcccagtccctgccggtgaaaagaatcctcacagcatgatgctgctaccatcATGCTAcactgttgggatggtgccaagttttcTCCAGACTtgaggcttggcattcaggccaaagagttcaatcttggtttcatcagaccagagaatcttgtttctaatggtctgagagtctttaggtgccttttggcaaactccaagtgggctgtcatgtgccttttactgagtagtggcttacatctggccactctaacataaaggcctgattggtggagtgctgcagagatggttgtccttctggaaggttctcccatctccacagaggaactctagagttctgtcagagtgaccattgggttcttggttacctccctgaccaaggcccttccccccTGATTgctcatttaagaatgatggaggccaatgtgtttcTGAGGGCCTTCAatcctgcagaaatgttttggtacccttccccagacacaatcctgtctaggagctctacggacaattccttcgacctcgtggcttggtttttgctctgacatgcactgtcaactgtgtgaccttatatagacaggtgtgttcctttacaaatcatgtacaatcaattgaatttaccacaggtggactccaatcaagttgtagaaacatctcgagGATTGAGCGCAGGacttacctgagctcaatttcgagtctcataggaaagggtctgaatacttatgtaaataaggtatttctgtttttgtataaatttgctaaaaattcaacaacaaaaagttttgtttcgtcattatggggtattgtgtgtagattgatgaggaatattttgatttaatcaattttagaaaaaggctgcaacataacaaaatgtgaaacaagtcaagggtctgaatatttttcaaatgcactgtagcTATATAGCACAATATGCCTTATCTTCTCTGTCCTCATCTTTGTCATGTTTCTTATTGGCTCTCAATGTCCTGGCCAGCACTGATGTGGCAACGCATGGATGACCAAGGAGCACTGTTCATCACAGCTATTCATATGAAAGGTAGACTCGGCGATATGGTGTAGATAACAAATTGCGTCAATTTCCACAACAATTAAGAGCGGTAACGCGAGAGGCTCAACTTCTCCACTCTTTTGGTGCCCTGGCTACCACGCTGTAACAGCGTGAAGCGAACCTGTGCACAGgtgcagatactgtgtgtgagactgtgtgagAGGAAAATCTTGCAACTCGCTCATCTCTATATCTGCGGTGCTGCAACTTCATTTTGAAGAGTTTACCATTAAAGACATTACTGACTCCAGGCTAGTGCTAGGTACAGTATATGTATGCCTCAGCCACTTCTGGTCTTTTTTCCctttaattggtcttttgaccaatcacataagCTCTTTACACAACAGATCTTTtttagagctgatctgattggtcaaaagatgaATTAgtgaaaaaagatcagaattgtgctgcctgtctaaacgctgCCAAAGTGGCATTGAAGTATGACAGGCAACAGTTCTAATGCGATTCAGGCAATCCAGAACAGAAAGGGATCTTTTCTTGTCAGGTGCATCATCAAGCAAGTCAACCATCAGCGCCAAAACAACACATAtttctgcatcgcagtgcttgaggcgttcAATCACTCCAGCCCCGGGTTCAATCTCAGGTTGTGTcactgggagacccatgatgtggcgcacaattggcccggtgtcgtccgggttaggggagggtttggccgaacGGATTTCCTTGCCTCATcgcactctagcaactccttgtggcgggtccgggtgcctgcaagctgacttcggtcaccagttggacagtgtttcctccgacatattagtgaggctggcttctgggttaagcgagcagtgtgtcagctgacttcggtcgccagttggACAGTGTTTCCTTCGACATATTaatgtggctggcttctgggttaagcgagcggtgtgtcaagaagcagtgtggcttggcagggttgtgtttcagaggaccatgactcttgaccttcgcctctcccaagtccgtaggggagttacagcgatgggacaagactgtaactaccaattggatatcacaaaattggggagaaaaggggggtaaagtaaaaaaaaacatatatatatatataataattcacacattGAGGGAAGTCAGTAGAAAAATGTAAGAAAAATAGCCAACCCCCTAAGTTTGCCAGCACCTTCCATTCACACTTCCCTATTGATCAACTTGCAATTCTTTACACTTTTCTGAGTACCTCTCAAAGTCTAATGCATCAATACCCTTGCATCCTATCTAATAACACTCCTTCCCTGTTACTGTACTGTTGTAATACTGTCTGGTCAAAAATGTCAACTAATGCGATCTGAGAACTAAATGTTATTGATGCTATATTTAGATGTTCTAAGCTGTAAGTGTGTAATTGAATAGCATGTAGTGGATATTTTTTTGTCTCTCAGAGACCCATTTTGTCAGTGAGCTTATCTGACCCTCTTTTCTGACCTCTTTGATTCATTTCATTTCGATTTGCAGAGGTGAAAAGACTTTAAATACTTAATTTAGGCTGACCGATTTAACAACACACTCTACTAGTCTGAACATACACTAcattgccaaaagtatgtggacacctgcttgttgatcatctcattccaaaatcatgggtatgaatatggagttggtcccccctttgctgatataacagcctccactaatctgggaagtctttccactagatgttggaacattgctgcggggacttgcttccattcatccacaagaatattagtgaggtcgggcactaatgttgggcgattaggcctggcttgcagttggtgttccaattcatcccaaaggtgtacgatggggttgagatcagggctctgtgcaggccagtcaagttctgcAACGTTGATCTCAACAAAccacttctgtatggacctcgctttgtgcacgggggcgttgtcatgctgaaacagggaagggccttccccaaactgttggcacaatgttggaagcacagaatcatctagaatgtcgtTGTATGCTGATTgcccttcactggaattaaggggcctagccagaccatgaaaaacagccccaggcaattattccccctccaccaaactttacagttggcactatgcattcgggcaggtagcgttctcctggcatccgccaaaccaagattcgtccatcagactgccagatggtgaagcatgattcaacACTCCAGAGAACAAATGtttactgctccagagtccaatggtggaaagctttacaccactccaggcgacgcttggcattgcacatggtgatcttaggcttgtgtgtggctgctcggccatggaaacccacttcatgaagctcccgacgaacaattatttgtgctgacgttgcttccagaggcagtttggaactcggtagggagtgttgcaactgaggacagatgatttttacctgctacgcgcttcagcactcggcggttcccttctgtgagcttgtgtggcctaccacttcgcgtctgagccgttgttgctcctagacgtttccacttcacaataacagcacttacagttgactggggcagctctagcagggcagaaatgttaggaactgacttgttggaaagatgacatcctatgatggtgccacgttgaaagtcactgagctcttcagtaaagccattctactgccaatgtttggctatggagattgcatggctgtgtgctcgattttacagACATGTCAGaaaagggtgtggctgaaatagccgaatccactcatttgaaggggcgtccacatacttttgtatatatagtttacTTCCTTCTTTTAAATCCTGACCATTGTTCCGCTGTCAGTCAATGAAGAGGATGCTGAACATACTGTGAGTGCCTCATGGAAAGAAATATGATATTAAAGGTAACAAACTAGCATTTGACAACAGTCTAGAACCTATTCTAGAAAACATACTGTGGTTCTAGGGTTGCTTTTTTAAGTATATAAAAAATGGACTTTCTCTGCCAATGGATGAATACCAGCAAatatagaagtgtgattgattttCAAACCTTCTCAGTAGACTGTGCTGTACCAAAGAAGATGGGCACAAAGGCCAGCCAGATGATAcaggtggtgtacatggtgaagCCAATGGGCTTGGCCTCGTTGAAGGTCTCTGGCACCCCTCTGCTCTTGATGGCATACACAGTGCAGGTCACCATCAGCACGATACTGTAGCTCAAGCAGAGGACCAGGGCCAGGTCGGACATGTCACATTTCAGGACCCCACGTGCAAACTCTGGGTTGGGCGGCCGCTGCTCCTCATAGTCTATGATGGTGTGTGGGGGCACCACTCCGAACCAGATGAAAATGCCAAGTAACTGTGGAGATACAGAGAATGATCCAAAGATTGATGTGGCCCATGATTCAGCAGATCAATCTAATTCTCCTGTATACCATTCCAGATACCATCTCCTGTGTCTTTAACAAGCACTGTTGTATTACTGCTTTGTTTTCATCAAACGCAATAGGAGAGAGGCAGCAACTCACTCACCTGCACTCCAATGAGTATAAAGGTGATGATCAGCTGAGAAGCAGGGCTGATGAACGGAGGTGGCGTGACTGCTTTCTTGCCCTGCTCAAAGATACGGTATATGCGGTTGGTCTTGGTGAGCATAGCTGAGTAGGTAATACACATGCCCAGGCCCAGCAGCAGCCTGCGGAATGCACACACTGGGGCGCTGGGCTCTgcgatcatgaggaaggtgatcAGATAGATGAGAAAGATGCCTGTCAGGAGAACGTAGCTGAGCTCCCGACCGGAGGCTCGGACGATGGGGGTGTCATTAAAGCGGATGAAGGTGATGATGCATCCGGAGGTGGCCAGGATGCCCAGGACAGCCAGGAACACAGGGATGATGGCCCAGGGGGAGCTCCACTCCAGTTTGATGATGGGTGTGGACCGGCAGCCCGTTCGGTTTGGCATGGGACGCATATCGAAGGGACACATGTCACAGTTTAGCTCATCCAGCTGGTATTGATATCCGTCACACAGTTCGCAGTGCCAGCAACAGGGTACACCCTTCAccatcttcttcctctctcctagcTCACAGGGGAAACTGCACACAGAGTCAGGGACTGCACGGTCCCCACCCGACCACTGCATCTCCTCAGCctttaacagagacagagacaatgtTGAAGAACATCAATTGAACTCCTGAAGATGTCACAATATGTCATTACTGGGGAAAAGAGAATGAATGACTAAATGGAGCTAAATAAAAGTGCATGAATAACTGGAATGAGTTTGGTTAAATTGAAAGGTAGTTAACTCAAAACACAAACAGTACATTCCTCAATGCAATAGCAACACTGATAAAGTGAACATCATCATTGAAAAATAAAATAGACCAAAACAAATGTTTACATTGAGTCGCAGATTGTTTGTCCACTGGCCAATACACCGGTAGCCAGGGTTGGTGGTGTTGGAAAGTTGGAACTGGAAGATGTCATAGCGACCAGGAGCATCTCCATTCTCATTGAACATGACCCCAGTCCCTGCACTGCCTGTTGGATAGAGGAGCAAGGATTTTTAACAGGGCTACCCGCTAGTGGGCCGTGCAATGCTTTTACCTTTGAACAAAGAAAAATGAAACCTACGGTGAACCTAAAGCTCATGTCTTATGCAACCAGGGCAAAGCTGAGCATAAGATTCTTCCTGCTGAGGGTTCCTTTCCATACATGAAGCTATTTTCTTTCTGTACTCTCTGTTCCCTTCAAGCATTCAATCAGAGAGGGCTTCCATACAAGCAAAGGTCATCCACAAACAGGGAAAAGGAAATAGCTTTGCTTTTCATAGAAAGCTCCTTGGACTCCAAGAAAAATATTTTTCATGAAAgatggagatgaagagaggagtgtTTCTTGTGTATGAAGAAAGAATAGAGGCTGCCCTGGGGAAGAATAGTGCATTGAAGAAGTTAACGCAGTGTGCAGTGATGTCTTCAGACTGACTTCCATCCACACTTTTTTGGAGTGACTGACCTCTCAGACTAACCTCTCTGATGGGATGTGATGGGAACCAGTAGTGGAAAAGGCTTCATGAAACCAGGACATTACCTCTGTTTGGGCtttaattcaaaatatatatcatTTCAATTATCAAGAGTATTATCTGATTTGACAGCCACAACAAAAAGAAAAGTCAGGATAGAAGATTAATTTTCAAACTCGATCCAAACAAAGTTAATTGAACATTCCCAGACCTGATTAACTGCTGCTCCAATGGAATTGCTCAAGACCCTTTTTAACAATCCCTGGTCTGTACATTTCCAACTCACCATTAAAGTTGACTGAGCGAATGTAATGGAGCAGCTCACTCCCTTCCACTGGGTCCATCTTCTCACAGATGCCCATGGAGCCCGGACAGAGGTCCAGGTGCATGCTGTGTAAGGCATGGGCCATGGCATACACCGCATCTATCACAAACTGTACTTTCCCTTCCTGCTCGTACTGAGATTCCTGTGCGATTCTCTCTTCCCCTGAAGAAGGGAGGAAGGGTGGCATACAATGGATAAAACCTGTGTAGCCTGTAAGTAAATCTGCTTATTTGAGATAAACCTTTGAAATATGTCAGAAATAACCTCTTTTCCTACCTGTACATTTTCTTCTACCAAGGTCGTACTTGATACCTGGTCGAGTGAGTTTACATTTGAAGTCGTCCTCCCAGTATTCTGCAAACCAGATGTTCCTTCTGTTGTTTTTCAGAGATCTCGAGGTGAAGTAGTTGTCGAACCCTGGGCAAAGAACCAACAGAGCATCACTATCACCTTATGTTTAAGACTTTCCCAGACTTTCCCATCCCCCACTTAAGTTAAATTCATATTGAACACCAAAATACAATGTATCTCTGCAATATCTTTTTCATGTGTTTGTCTTACCATCGATGGAGGCCCTCTTGGGGAGGATAGTGACAGCCCCCTCAGCCACATCCTCCTGGTCCAGGATGGGAGAGCTCTTGGCCCCCCAGCTGTCAGAGCCCACAAACAGGAAGTGACCTGTCAGGTTGGCCCTCTTTGCTGCCTCCAAGACACGTCTGTGATAAGTGGTGATAATGGATTAGCACACTGGACCTTCATTAGCTCTAAAGTCTATAGGAACTTGGTACTGTGGTGCTTAGAGAACAAGTAACATGGTGGTTATGTGACAACAGTCCTAGGGAAAGGAACTAGTTTGCCACTAACCTGATGTCGTCCTCATTGGCAAAGATGATGACCCCACGAGCATTAGAGGTCTCCATTAGTCTCTTGATGATCTTATCAAACCCACCTGGTTTCGGCTCTCTGGGGATTTTGATGGATTGGCCGATGCATAGACCTCCTGAATGAAGGGAGAAGAAAGACAAAACCCAAACCAAGGCTGCTCCTCCATTGGACGTCATGTCCTCCCCATATAGTACCATCAGTTCTAACACCATGTTGGCCATGGTTAGGCTACACCAGAACATTTTAATTCACCACTAAATTCAGTACAAACCTGCCTCTCGAGAAATCTGGAGGAAGGCATCGACGCCGCTCTCACCGTAGTTTCCTTCTGAGGCCAGTGTAGATACATAGTTCCACCCCATAGCCTTGACGATGTCCACCATGGCCTGGGCCTGGTAGGAGTCAGGAGGGACCACGCGGGAGAAGAACTCATAACGACTTTTGTCACTCAGCTCTGGAGCCGTGGACGCATAACTAATCTGGGGGATCTGAAAGATACAGACATTACATGATGTTAACGGCTGCATGGTTTTAAGAAGAGACCGGAGAAAGTCATTAGATTCAAAAGGAGGTTTAATGGATGTTGGACAGCTACTGAACCAGACACCATGTGTTATTATCAAATCAATCTTTGTCGGGATAAATCAGACACAGTTGGTAAACTAACCACATAATACCTTATGATGACACGTTGCCAGTAATTGAGAGTACTGAATAGTTCTCACATGTCCAGCCAATGTAATCCACTAGGACATGGCGACATTCATCCACTGTAATATTTCTAGAGCTTTACTACTGGTCTATGACAGCCATAAAAACCAAcgtcatggtgaaatacagatgGTAAATTTCACTGCTGTAAAAGCATTTGTTTGAAAAAAATTAATGGATGAGAGGATTAATTTACTGGTGTGCTACTTCCTTAATGACATAGTTTATGTGAGTGGGCTTGACTCTGATCCCACTAATGCCCGCCCATGGCTTGATGAGAGGTTCTTTAGAGGGAGTAGAGAAAGGTAGACACACAAAGGGTTGTgaagggagaagaagagaagagggagagaaccaTTTCACAGATTATCTGGAAGGATTATATGGGTTTTAGTCAAATTACATTgaacacagagggacagagaccgAGATCAAGATACAAGGTTACCATATCTCAGCTGTAAGCCATACAGTATATTTAATTCTGATGGTCACGTGCAACTTAAATTTGCTGCTTTACTTTAACTCTTTCTCTCTAGTGGGAACATTCATCTATTACTGTGATATGTATGGCTCCTAATAGTTTATAATCTTCTGTCTGGGAGGGTGAAATTCTATACACCAAACATTGATGTGATCAATGATAACATAATTTTCGAATATTTACATTCCAACACTAATTCCTAAAGCAACATGTAGCCAGCCTCCTTTAATCCAAAATACAAGGATGCCATAATTTATCTTCAAAATCAATTAATTATGGCTGTTAGACAGTCTGTAGACTGTTATGCTATGTTGCAACCCTAACTGGTTCTTTGGCCCAGCCATGTACATTTCAGTGCCATGCGTGTTGAGTTCAATGACATATCCAGGG from Salvelinus fontinalis isolate EN_2023a chromosome 18, ASM2944872v1, whole genome shotgun sequence carries:
- the LOC129815033 gene encoding metabotropic glutamate receptor 6-like isoform X2 — translated: MISQCHTSQFCCRFGPLFGCHVTTLLRLLWMLFLGLSPESWAQQGTQPHSIKIKGDITLGGLFPVHSRGPAGVPCGEIKREKGIHRMEAMLYALDQINSDPDLLPNITLGAMVLDTCSRDTYALEQSLTFVQALIQKDNSDVRCSNNEPPIIRKPERVVGVIGASGSSVSIMVANVLRLFAIPQISYASTAPELSDKSRYEFFSRVVPPDSYQAQAMVDIVKAMGWNYVSTLASEGNYGESGVDAFLQISREAGGLCIGQSIKIPREPKPGGFDKIIKRLMETSNARGVIIFANEDDIRRVLEAAKRANLTGHFLFVGSDSWGAKSSPILDQEDVAEGAVTILPKRASIDGFDNYFTSRSLKNNRRNIWFAEYWEDDFKCKLTRPGIKYDLGRRKCTGEERIAQESQYEQEGKVQFVIDAVYAMAHALHSMHLDLCPGSMGICEKMDPVEGSELLHYIRSVNFNGSAGTGVMFNENGDAPGRYDIFQFQLSNTTNPGYRCIGQWTNNLRLNAEEMQWSGGDRAVPDSVCSFPCELGERKKMVKGVPCCWHCELCDGYQYQLDELNCDMCPFDMRPMPNRTGCRSTPIIKLEWSSPWAIIPVFLAVLGILATSGCIITFIRFNDTPIVRASGRELSYVLLTGIFLIYLITFLMIAEPSAPVCAFRRLLLGLGMCITYSAMLTKTNRIYRIFEQGKKAVTPPPFISPASQLIITFILIGVQLLGIFIWFGVVPPHTIIDYEEQRPPNPEFARGVLKCDMSDLALVLCLSYSIVLMVTCTVYAIKSRGVPETFNEAKPIGFTMYTTCIIWLAFVPIFFGTAQSTEKMFIQTTTLTVSMSLSATVSLGMLYIPKVYVIIFQPEQNVQKRKRSSKAVASTVTSQLSQKDDKQNGESKSSAIVPDRSQ
- the LOC129815033 gene encoding metabotropic glutamate receptor 6-like isoform X1, whose protein sequence is MFWCSLTMANMVLELMVLYGEDMTSNGGAALVWVLSFFSLHSGGLCIGQSIKIPREPKPGGFDKIIKRLMETSNARGVIIFANEDDIRRVLEAAKRANLTGHFLFVGSDSWGAKSSPILDQEDVAEGAVTILPKRASIDGFDNYFTSRSLKNNRRNIWFAEYWEDDFKCKLTRPGIKYDLGRRKCTGEERIAQESQYEQEGKVQFVIDAVYAMAHALHSMHLDLCPGSMGICEKMDPVEGSELLHYIRSVNFNGSAGTGVMFNENGDAPGRYDIFQFQLSNTTNPGYRCIGQWTNNLRLNAEEMQWSGGDRAVPDSVCSFPCELGERKKMVKGVPCCWHCELCDGYQYQLDELNCDMCPFDMRPMPNRTGCRSTPIIKLEWSSPWAIIPVFLAVLGILATSGCIITFIRFNDTPIVRASGRELSYVLLTGIFLIYLITFLMIAEPSAPVCAFRRLLLGLGMCITYSAMLTKTNRIYRIFEQGKKAVTPPPFISPASQLIITFILIGVQLLGIFIWFGVVPPHTIIDYEEQRPPNPEFARGVLKCDMSDLALVLCLSYSIVLMVTCTVYAIKSRGVPETFNEAKPIGFTMYTTCIIWLAFVPIFFGTAQSTEKMFIQTTTLTVSMSLSATVSLGMLYIPKVYVIIFQPEQNVQKRKRSSKAVASTVTSQLSQKDDKQNGESKSSAIVPDRSQ